In Paenibacillus kyungheensis, the following are encoded in one genomic region:
- a CDS encoding SAF domain-containing protein encodes MSKIRQRTKHLIYAGLCGAGVIGLCFAGYVIYSSIQFKHNQNELRARYEQQIRTLEEGTERVTVFVPAQEVTAGKEITKKDLIGIYLPKQSLPDHLLPTVNELVGKTTKINLTRNMPITTSMIYEEQPTTDDMRNRELNTILMPTDIKKGDTVDIRIQFPTGQDYIVLTKKKLNNLDYPTIWTTLKEDEMLALSSATVDALLHKASLYAVSYVEPQLQKEAIPTYPSNAEVLNLMKADPNIVGTAERYLLDNVRKQLELDLKALSDEQRLNIAQSAQSAAESAISTRQSYNQSSGVSSNTSNPNNDNNTSNNEQSSTDTSNSTNSESTIYKNNASEAFTSQ; translated from the coding sequence TTGTCTAAAATCAGACAACGCACCAAGCATTTAATTTATGCGGGTTTATGTGGAGCAGGAGTGATCGGTCTTTGCTTTGCAGGATACGTCATCTACTCTAGTATTCAATTCAAGCATAATCAGAATGAACTGAGGGCGCGATATGAACAACAGATACGCACATTAGAAGAAGGTACAGAGCGTGTCACCGTATTTGTACCGGCACAAGAAGTAACCGCAGGCAAAGAAATCACTAAAAAAGACCTGATCGGTATCTATTTACCGAAGCAATCTTTACCTGATCATTTGTTACCAACTGTTAATGAGCTTGTAGGTAAAACGACCAAAATTAATTTGACTCGTAATATGCCGATTACCACTTCGATGATCTATGAAGAACAACCGACAACAGATGATATGCGTAACCGTGAGCTCAATACCATCTTAATGCCTACAGATATCAAAAAAGGAGATACTGTTGATATCAGAATTCAATTTCCAACCGGACAAGATTATATTGTGTTAACCAAAAAGAAATTAAACAATCTGGATTATCCAACCATCTGGACTACGTTAAAAGAAGATGAAATGTTAGCATTGTCCAGTGCAACCGTTGATGCTTTACTACACAAAGCTTCACTGTATGCAGTTAGTTATGTAGAACCACAATTACAAAAAGAAGCTATACCGACATACCCTTCAAATGCAGAAGTACTTAATTTAATGAAAGCAGATCCTAATATTGTAGGAACAGCAGAGCGTTATCTGTTAGATAATGTACGCAAGCAATTAGAATTAGATCTCAAAGCGTTATCTGATGAACAACGACTCAATATTGCTCAGTCTGCTCAATCAGCAGCCGAATCAGCTATATCTACACGACAATCATATAATCAATCAAGTGGTGTAAGTTCGAATACTAGCAATCCTAATAATGATAATAATACTTCT